The Nocardia arthritidis genome has a window encoding:
- a CDS encoding alpha/beta hydrolase family esterase yields the protein MRATGHRIVLGLAATVFASAMVGSTAPRANADAYVERVYTNPAGTRHYYLHLPPGDVAHKPLMIFLPGCIDPVEENRPAVLPLIPQSDRMGFVLAYPLQDQAANPGWCWNPWNPDDNQRDRGEPSIIAGITTSLIDEFKLDKARVYIGGYSAGGAMTTVMAAAYPDLYAAMAPMAATPYRLTGDGEAIVSEMGPRARAVPGFFMQNLFDEASIYPVGRVNLSQWLQADNLADPGSVPPQPTSTQLIGPPQGIPIPTVVEHYQSPAGCEMAQFWTLTLSEHQIGALLVQQPWGDQMRDDMMNFLLSHSMTQPHRSCG from the coding sequence GTGCGCGCCACCGGCCATCGAATCGTCCTCGGCCTCGCCGCTACCGTATTCGCCTCCGCAATGGTGGGATCGACCGCGCCGCGGGCGAATGCGGACGCGTATGTCGAACGCGTCTATACCAATCCGGCGGGCACTCGGCACTATTATCTGCACCTGCCGCCCGGCGATGTCGCCCACAAACCACTCATGATCTTCTTGCCCGGCTGTATCGACCCCGTCGAAGAGAATCGCCCCGCAGTGCTGCCATTGATTCCGCAGTCGGATCGGATGGGTTTCGTCCTCGCGTATCCACTACAGGATCAAGCCGCGAATCCAGGATGGTGCTGGAATCCCTGGAACCCGGACGACAATCAGCGTGATCGGGGCGAACCATCGATCATCGCCGGAATAACCACCTCGCTCATCGACGAATTCAAACTCGATAAAGCCCGCGTCTATATCGGCGGATATTCCGCGGGCGGGGCCATGACGACCGTGATGGCCGCCGCCTATCCCGATCTATACGCGGCCATGGCACCGATGGCGGCCACCCCCTACCGACTCACCGGCGACGGCGAGGCGATCGTCAGCGAGATGGGCCCGCGTGCACGGGCGGTACCCGGTTTCTTCATGCAGAACCTGTTCGACGAGGCGAGCATCTATCCGGTCGGCCGGGTGAATCTGTCCCAATGGCTGCAAGCCGACAACCTGGCCGACCCGGGATCGGTTCCGCCGCAACCGACCTCGACCCAACTGATCGGCCCACCGCAGGGGATCCCCATTCCGACCGTCGTCGAGCACTACCAGAGCCCGGCGGGTTGTGAAATGGCCCAGTTCTGGACGCTGACCCTGTCCGAGCATCAGATCGGCGCGCTGCTGGTGCAGCAACCATGGGGCGATCAGATGCGCGACGACATGATGAATTTCCTGCTGTCGCATTCGATGACTCAGCCGCACCGTTCGTGCGGCTGA